A part of Streptantibioticus cattleyicolor NRRL 8057 = DSM 46488 genomic DNA contains:
- a CDS encoding DUF6519 domain-containing protein, which yields MTDLALLLERELPDADANERAAIELHRARTLAADLIGRHGGPAGAAGFAIGYRAGHHDLADLAIGGGRYYVDGILCDATRPTPGTAVPPDDAAARDADAPDPSVPPPPAGWTYWDQPDAYRDPERAGDRLPDRFPFLAHLKVWERSVSAVEDPAIREVALGAALPDTVVWRKVVWQVLPLDAGELPVPDGGAETVRAAFDAWARPRQRAGGRLAVRTRRPDGADDEPCLARPDAAYRGPENQLHRIEVHRGGTAAEGASFMWSRENGSVVFPVTAVEGTWVDLATLGDDDRLTLDPGDLVEVADSATVSRLEAFPLSRVEEVDLPGRRVRLSGEPAPGVGRLAARHPFLRRWDHPATGAEDGAPPITEGAWTDLEDGVQVWFEPGGTYRTGDHWLVPARTLTGTVEWPQDTAGDPLLQPPAGITTRYAPLAWVMGADAVLDLRHVFAPLTAAASVDRQG from the coding sequence GTGACCGACCTGGCGCTGCTGCTGGAACGCGAACTACCGGACGCCGACGCCAACGAGCGGGCGGCGATCGAACTGCACCGCGCCCGCACCCTCGCCGCCGACCTCATCGGGCGGCACGGCGGACCGGCCGGCGCGGCCGGCTTCGCCATCGGCTACCGGGCCGGACACCACGACCTCGCCGACCTGGCCATCGGCGGCGGCCGTTACTACGTGGACGGCATCCTGTGCGACGCCACCCGCCCGACGCCCGGGACCGCGGTGCCCCCGGACGACGCGGCGGCGCGGGACGCCGACGCCCCGGACCCCTCGGTTCCGCCGCCGCCCGCCGGATGGACGTACTGGGACCAGCCGGACGCCTACCGCGATCCGGAACGCGCCGGTGACCGGCTGCCCGACCGGTTCCCGTTCCTGGCCCACCTCAAGGTGTGGGAGCGCTCGGTGAGCGCGGTGGAGGACCCGGCGATCCGGGAGGTGGCGCTGGGCGCGGCGCTGCCGGACACGGTGGTGTGGCGCAAGGTGGTGTGGCAGGTGCTGCCGTTGGACGCCGGTGAGCTGCCGGTGCCGGACGGCGGCGCGGAGACCGTGCGGGCCGCCTTCGACGCCTGGGCGCGGCCCCGTCAGCGGGCGGGGGGCCGGCTGGCGGTGCGCACCCGCCGCCCGGACGGCGCGGACGACGAGCCGTGCCTGGCCCGTCCGGACGCCGCCTACCGGGGGCCGGAGAACCAGCTCCACCGGATCGAGGTCCACCGTGGTGGCACGGCGGCCGAGGGGGCCTCCTTCATGTGGTCGCGGGAGAACGGCAGCGTGGTCTTCCCGGTCACCGCCGTCGAGGGCACCTGGGTGGACCTGGCCACGCTCGGCGACGACGACAGGCTCACCCTCGACCCCGGCGACCTGGTGGAGGTGGCCGACTCCGCCACCGTCAGCCGCTTGGAGGCGTTCCCGCTGTCGCGGGTGGAGGAGGTGGACCTGCCCGGGCGCCGGGTGCGGCTGTCCGGCGAGCCGGCGCCCGGGGTGGGACGGCTCGCCGCCCGCCATCCGTTCCTGCGCCGCTGGGACCACCCCGCGACCGGGGCGGAGGACGGCGCCCCGCCGATCACCGAGGGCGCCTGGACCGACCTGGAGGACGGTGTCCAGGTGTGGTTCGAACCCGGCGGCACCTACCGCACCGGCGACCACTGGCTCGTCCCGGCGCGTACCCTCACCGGCACCGTCGAATGGCCCCAGGACACCGCCGGCGACCCGCTGCTCCAGCCGCCGGCCGGGATCACGACGCGCTACGCCCCGCTGGCGTGGGTGATGGGCGCCGACGCCGTGCTCGATCTGCGGCATGTCTTCGCCCCGTTGACGGCTGCGGCGTCGGTGGACCGTCAGGGGTGA
- a CDS encoding alpha/beta fold hydrolase yields the protein MTPTFDDRNRVATPVLDIAYEQAGERTPGAGVPVILLHGFPYDVRAFDEVAARLAARGRFVLAPYLRGFGPTAFRHAETMRSGQQAALGQDLLDFMDALGIERAVVAGYDWGGRAACVAAAAWPERIQGLVTAGGYTIQDIARAMEPAAPEAEHNYWYQYYFHSERGRRGLERNREELCGLLWRLWSPTWRQAGEAFAASAASLHNPDFVDVAIHSYRHRYGLVAGDPRHQALEDLLAGRPRITVPTVVLVSGANGVIAPADQRGTEHFTGPCDLRTLPGIGHNVPQEAPEAFAEAILSLPS from the coding sequence GTGACTCCCACCTTCGACGACCGGAACCGCGTGGCGACCCCCGTCCTCGACATCGCGTACGAACAGGCGGGTGAGCGTACCCCGGGTGCGGGGGTGCCGGTGATCCTGCTGCACGGCTTCCCTTACGACGTCCGGGCGTTCGACGAGGTCGCGGCCCGGTTGGCGGCGCGCGGCAGGTTCGTCCTGGCGCCGTACCTGAGGGGCTTCGGGCCGACCGCGTTCCGGCACGCGGAGACGATGCGCAGCGGGCAGCAGGCCGCGCTCGGGCAGGATCTGCTGGACTTCATGGACGCGCTGGGCATCGAGCGGGCCGTGGTCGCCGGCTACGACTGGGGCGGGCGCGCGGCCTGCGTGGCGGCAGCCGCCTGGCCGGAGCGGATCCAGGGGCTGGTGACCGCGGGCGGCTACACCATCCAGGACATCGCCCGCGCGATGGAGCCCGCCGCGCCGGAGGCCGAGCACAACTACTGGTACCAGTACTACTTCCACTCGGAACGTGGCCGCAGGGGGCTGGAGCGGAACCGTGAGGAGCTGTGCGGGCTGCTGTGGCGCCTGTGGTCGCCGACCTGGCGGCAGGCCGGGGAGGCGTTCGCCGCGTCGGCGGCCAGCCTGCACAACCCGGACTTCGTCGACGTGGCGATCCACTCCTACCGGCACCGGTACGGCCTGGTGGCCGGAGACCCGCGCCACCAGGCGCTGGAGGACCTGCTCGCCGGACGGCCGCGGATCACGGTGCCCACGGTCGTGCTCGTCAGCGGCGCCAACGGTGTGATCGCGCCCGCCGACCAGCGGGGCACCGAGCACTTCACCGGCCCGTGCGACCTGAGGACTCTGCCCGGGATCGGCCACAACGTACCGCAGGAGGCACCGGAGGCATTCGCCGAGGCGATCCTGAGCCTGCCCTCCTGA
- a CDS encoding peptidoglycan-binding protein has translation MANAKGYDVSDYQSGIPGDAQFVFIKATEGARTEQAGYRNKLAEARRRGLVTGHYHFLHAENPVQGEIDHFCRVVGTVPAGELLVLDFEPYGQGVSDTHATAVKNQWLTAVKKRYPHNRVGLYTNRDYWLRTDDNAGDFLWIADYVPAGAPRIRATWTFHQYTDTPLDTDVYHGTLDELRAWAGHRTTPTPTPAPPPTPAPKPWSGLRLVTRQEWGARPWREPNGSIPYAGPRAGVKIHYLGTRYTFGAHDTCPAYVRRIQDSHMDVDGWSDIGYSFVVCEHGYVFEGRGLKRRNSANGDVPLNEAHYAVCGLVGSEGDTRPTDDQLNGLRDAIELCRQDGPAGDEIKGHRDGYATECPGDTLYAWVRAGAPRPAGSGTPAPPSGPTPPAGRSVVIGGLRYGDGARGAHVTAVGRALVAAGFGSHYSAGPGPDWTQADTLNYADFQRSLGYRGADADGIPGETSLRQLFGGPIPLASVSHADVVAAAHHDPGAPQGATSHPDDVFTVELALVDEGLLDREWADGSFGTRTITAYAELQRRYGYSGQMADGIPGTESLTRLGRAHGFTVR, from the coding sequence ATGGCGAACGCAAAAGGCTACGACGTGTCCGACTACCAGTCGGGGATACCGGGCGACGCGCAGTTCGTGTTCATCAAGGCCACCGAGGGCGCCCGTACCGAGCAGGCCGGGTACCGGAACAAGTTGGCGGAGGCCCGCCGTCGCGGCCTGGTGACCGGGCACTACCACTTCCTGCACGCGGAGAACCCGGTGCAGGGCGAGATCGACCACTTCTGCCGGGTGGTCGGCACGGTGCCCGCCGGTGAGCTGCTGGTGCTCGACTTCGAACCGTACGGGCAGGGGGTCTCCGACACCCATGCCACCGCGGTGAAGAACCAGTGGCTGACGGCGGTCAAGAAGCGCTACCCGCACAACCGGGTGGGGCTCTACACCAACCGGGACTACTGGCTGCGCACCGACGACAACGCCGGTGACTTCCTCTGGATCGCCGACTACGTACCGGCCGGCGCACCACGCATCCGTGCCACCTGGACGTTCCACCAGTACACCGACACCCCGCTGGACACCGACGTCTACCACGGCACCCTGGACGAACTGCGCGCCTGGGCCGGACACCGCACCACACCCACGCCGACCCCCGCCCCGCCCCCGACGCCCGCCCCCAAGCCCTGGTCGGGGCTGCGCCTGGTGACCCGGCAGGAGTGGGGGGCGCGGCCGTGGCGGGAGCCCAACGGGTCGATCCCCTACGCCGGTCCGCGGGCCGGGGTGAAGATCCACTACCTCGGCACCCGGTACACCTTCGGTGCCCACGACACGTGCCCGGCCTACGTCCGCAGGATCCAGGACTCGCACATGGACGTGGACGGCTGGTCCGACATCGGGTACAGCTTCGTGGTGTGCGAGCACGGATACGTCTTCGAGGGGCGCGGCCTGAAGCGCCGCAACAGCGCCAACGGTGACGTGCCGCTCAACGAGGCGCACTACGCGGTGTGCGGACTGGTCGGCTCCGAAGGCGACACCCGTCCCACCGACGACCAGCTCAACGGGTTGCGCGACGCCATCGAACTCTGCCGCCAGGACGGCCCGGCCGGCGACGAGATCAAGGGGCACCGGGACGGCTACGCCACCGAGTGCCCGGGTGACACGCTCTACGCGTGGGTGCGGGCGGGGGCGCCGCGTCCGGCCGGTTCGGGCACCCCGGCGCCGCCCTCCGGTCCGACACCGCCGGCCGGCCGCTCCGTGGTGATCGGCGGGCTCCGGTACGGGGACGGGGCACGGGGGGCGCACGTCACCGCGGTCGGCCGGGCCCTGGTCGCGGCCGGCTTCGGCAGCCACTACAGCGCGGGCCCGGGCCCCGACTGGACGCAGGCCGACACCCTCAACTACGCCGATTTCCAGCGCAGTCTGGGGTACCGGGGGGCGGACGCGGACGGCATACCGGGCGAGACGTCGCTGCGCCAACTCTTCGGCGGGCCGATCCCGCTGGCGTCCGTCTCGCACGCCGACGTGGTGGCCGCCGCGCACCACGACCCCGGGGCGCCGCAGGGTGCCACCAGCCACCCGGACGATGTCTTCACGGTGGAACTCGCCCTGGTCGACGAGGGGTTGCTGGACCGCGAGTGGGCCGACGGCTCGTTCGGCACCAGGACGATCACAGCCTATGCGGAGCTTCAGCGGCGCTACGGCTACTCCGGGCAGATGGCCGACGGCATCCCCGGCACCGAATCCCTCACCCGGCTCGGCCGGGCGCACGGCTTCACCGTGCGCTGA
- a CDS encoding NAD-dependent epimerase/dehydratase family protein: MKLLVIGGSVFVGRAFAVEGVRRGWEVTVFNRGRSQADPPGVRVLRGDRTDAADLAAMAAAGPYDAVVDVCGYVPREVGKSAAALAGHADAYLFVSTINVYPGYPALPTDESSPRQGGTADAGPEDGDYGWLKDGCEKAVRQAFPGRVVVLQPGLIVGPHDRARRTAAWLRRAALGGPMAVPGTPDRPLRVIDVRDLAAFGLDLLAGAPKDEVEDYMVPGAPDNGNWGDYLDACVAATGNRAELVYVDDRHFVDHGVEPWTELPLWLPPAPQTAAVWTASCAKALAAGLRCRPVTDSVRDTAAWLFAPGGEQEAFEDYKHFTQWTPFLSPDKERAILAAHATEQSRTR, from the coding sequence ATGAAGCTTCTCGTGATCGGTGGATCGGTGTTCGTCGGGCGTGCCTTCGCGGTGGAAGGGGTGCGCCGCGGCTGGGAGGTGACCGTCTTCAACCGGGGCCGTTCCCAGGCCGACCCGCCCGGCGTCCGTGTCCTGCGCGGGGACCGCACGGACGCGGCCGACCTCGCCGCGATGGCCGCCGCCGGGCCCTACGACGCGGTGGTGGACGTGTGCGGGTACGTGCCGCGTGAGGTGGGGAAGTCGGCCGCCGCGTTGGCCGGGCACGCGGACGCCTACCTGTTCGTCTCCACCATCAACGTCTACCCCGGCTACCCCGCGCTGCCGACCGACGAGTCCTCCCCGCGCCAGGGCGGCACCGCCGACGCCGGGCCGGAGGACGGTGACTACGGCTGGCTCAAGGACGGTTGCGAGAAGGCGGTACGGCAGGCCTTCCCCGGACGGGTCGTGGTGCTCCAGCCGGGTCTGATCGTCGGGCCGCACGACCGCGCCCGGCGCACGGCGGCCTGGCTGCGCCGCGCCGCGCTCGGCGGCCCGATGGCCGTCCCCGGCACCCCGGACCGGCCGCTGCGGGTCATCGACGTGCGCGACCTCGCCGCCTTCGGCCTCGACCTGCTCGCCGGCGCGCCGAAGGACGAGGTCGAGGACTACATGGTGCCCGGCGCGCCGGACAACGGGAACTGGGGCGACTACCTGGACGCCTGCGTCGCCGCCACCGGGAACCGGGCCGAGCTGGTCTACGTCGACGACCGGCACTTCGTCGACCACGGGGTCGAACCGTGGACGGAACTCCCGCTCTGGCTGCCGCCGGCCCCGCAGACCGCCGCCGTCTGGACGGCCTCGTGCGCGAAGGCGCTCGCCGCCGGCCTGCGCTGCCGCCCGGTCACCGATTCGGTTCGCGACACAGCCGCCTGGCTGTTCGCGCCCGGCGGCGAACAGGAAGCCTTCGAAGACTACAAGCACTTCACCCAGTGGACGCCGTTCCTCTCACCCGACAAGGAGCGGGCGATCCTCGCCGCCCACGCGACCGAGCAGTCCCGCACCAGGTGA